A single Panthera uncia isolate 11264 chromosome E2 unlocalized genomic scaffold, Puncia_PCG_1.0 HiC_scaffold_19, whole genome shotgun sequence DNA region contains:
- the CLEC11A gene encoding C-type lectin domain family 11 member A — MQAAWLLGALVVPQLLGISHGARGADREWEGGWGGAQEEEREREALMLKHLQEALGLPAGRGDENPEGTPEGKGTWGTEEDGQGEEEEEETTTNPTTGPSPSPTPEDTITYILGRLAGLDAGLHQLHVRLHALDTRMVELTRGLRQLREAAGDTRDAVQALQEAQSRAEREHGRLEGCLKGLRLGHKCFLLSRDFEAQAAAQARCAARGGSLAQPADRQQMEALTRYLRATLAPYNWPVWLGVHDRRAEGLYLFENGQRVSFFAWHRAPSPEPGAGPSTAPHPLSPNQPNGGTLENCVAQASDDGSWWDHDCERRLYYVCEYPF; from the exons ATGCAGGCAGCCTGGCTGCTCGGGGCCCTGGTGGTCCCTCAGCTCCTGGGCATCAGCCATGGGGCTCGGGGAGCAGacagggagtgggaggggggctggggaggcgcCCAGGAGGAGGAGCGGGAGAGGGAGGCCCTGATGCTGAAG caTTTGCAGGAGGCCCTGGGGCTGCCCGCTGGGAGGGGGGACGAAAATCCTGAGGGAACCCCAGAAGGCAAAGGGACCTGGGGCACCGAGGAGGACGgtcagggggaggaggaggaggaggaaacaacGACAAACCCCACCACAGGCCctagcccctctcccacccctgagGACACCATCACGTATATCC TGGGCCGCCTGGCCGGCCTGGACGCAGGCCTGCACCAGCTGCACGTCCGTCTGCACGCGTTGGACACCCGCATGGTCGAGTTGACTAGGGGGCTGCGGCAGCTGCGGGAGGCGGCGGGCGACACCCGCGACGCCGTGCAAGCCCTGCAGGAGGCGCAGAGCCGCGCGGAGCGCGAGCATGGCCGCTTAGAGG GCTGCCTAAAGGGGCTGCGCCTCGGCCACAAGTGCTTCCTGCTCTCGCGCGACTTCGAGGCGCAGGCGGCGGCGCAGGCGCGCTGCGCGGCGCGGGGCGGGAGCCTGGCACAGCCGGCAGATCGCCAGCAGATGGAAGCGCTCACCCGCTACTTGCGCGCGACGCTTGCTCCCTACAACTGGCCGGTGTGGCTGGGCGTGCACGACCGGCGCGCCGAGGGACTCTACCTCTTCGAGAACGGCCAGCGCGTGTCCTTCTTCGCCTGGCACCGCGCGCCCAGTCCGGAGCCCGGCGCCGGGCCCAGCACCGCGCCGCACCCGCTCAGCCCCAACCAGCCCAACGGCGGCACGCTCGAGAACTGCGTGGCGCAGGCCTCGGATGACGGCTCCTGGTGGGACCACGACTGCGAACGCCGCCTCTACTACGTCTGCGAGTACCCCTTCTAG